The DNA window ATCCTTCTCATCACTGGAGCGGCAGCGATCGCGGCCCGCGGCCGGAGGCGCTGAGGAGGAATCTTATGATAATTCAGTGGGAATGCCTCTCTGTCGATTCTGATACCGGGGGTGTGGGCCTTCTGCCAGGAGATGAAGATGCGCAGGCTTGATCTCATACTCGTGGCAGACGAGCCCTTTGAGATCCCTCTTCATGAAGGGTATCAACTCTACTCAGCCCTCCTGGGACTCATGAAGGGATCGTCTCCGAACGTCAGTCAGCGGGTTCATGACTCGCCCATCTCATCCTTCTCGCTTGGAGGATTCAAAGGTCCCTTTCAACAGACTGACAGCGCGAACCGCAAACGTGTGATTCCCAACCAACCCTACCACCTCCGGATCGGCATTACAGACCCGCGCGACGAAGAGATCCTTCATCATCTGGCAATGCCGTTCATCCTGGGACACAGGGTGCTTTCTCTCGACCAGGGCGATTTCAATGTCGTGCATATCGAAGATCAGAGCGTCTCGATCGACGACTGGGTGCATCAGAATCGGAATTATACCCGACCCCTGCTCGAGTTCAACTTTGAAACCGTGACCTGCATCCAGTACCGGAACAGCACGGTAACTGAGATGTATCCGAATCGAATCGCAGTCTTCAACTCCATCCTCTCAAAGTGGAATCGAGTTTTCCCCAACGAGAATCGACTGGATGCCAGCCGTGATGACTTCGGCAGATATCTGGTGGAACGGCCGAACTTCTTCAACCTCGCCACCTACAGCGTACTGACGAACACAGTCACAGATCAGAAAAAAAGGCTAAATAAACCCATATTTAAGCAGGGCTTCGTCGGTCCGTGCCGGTATTCCTTCACCACAAACACCCCAGAGTGGTTCAGAACCACCATTCTCCTCCTCTCCCGCTTTGCCGAGTATTCAGGCGTCGGTTCGGGTGTGGCCCGGGGATATGGACAGGTGAAGGTCACGGTCCAGGGTGGTGCCAATGAGGAGTGACGGGAGTACCTCCATGCAGGAGCAGGTGGAGACACTCCAGAGGACAACCGGGCGTAGGATCCCCTCGTACCGAGCGTTGACGGATTATTTCACGATGGTCGACCTGGCGATTGCTGCTTCCCCGTACGCTCTTCTCCCTGCGAAGAACGTGGAATTCGGGAGAGTCGATCAACCGATGCTGAATCACATCCGCAACGGTGTCTGTGCTATGGTCGAACTGAACGAAGTACTTCTTACCCTCAAATCCTCTGCAGCCCTCTCTGAGGCCGGGGTGCGAGAGGCGGTCGCCCTCTTTGCGGTCCATAATCTCCACCAGTGCATCGATCGGGACCGGAAGGAGCAGACCAATACCCCGGCTGCGTTTGTAGAGACGATCGCGGATGAGTTCGGGCTCGCTGCGTATGCTCCCACCCTGACCCCTGCAGATTATCGAGCCGTCTCTGTCGCGCTCCAAAGCGCTCGAGGCGATCCTGCCGGGATGTCGCGAAAGGGTGCTGACCTTCTCCGATGGCTCAAATTCGCGGAGACCCTGGCCGGCCAGATGAGTTCCTCGGTCACCACCTCGATGCGCACGGCGCTTGAGGCGATAGATCCCGGACTGGCCTTCTCGTATCACCGGTTCCAGGAGCCGATCGGGATCCTCACGAACCTGGTGCACACGGGAGTGTCTGCATGGATGGGGCAGAAGGGGGTATATCCCCTCCTCGTCTTCGAGACCGGCGTGCTTTACATCGGCCCCCATGATGTCGAGCCCGGTGCCCTGGACTTGGAGGCGGTGATGCAGATCTATCGCGAGTTCGAGCATGTGCTCAACTCCTGCCATGCTGCAATCTCTGATCCCAGGGAATTCTCCAGGAGTATCTCCGTTCAGGGTACCAAGGGACTCTACTCGGCGGAAGATGCCTCCTTCTTCTACTCGGGGATTCCGACGGTGATCAAGGGGTTCATGGCCGCGGCTGTACTGCGGGAAGAGGCGAAGAACAGGACGATCGAGATCGATCTGGTGGAACCCTCCCTCCTTGTCAAGAAAGCGAACCTCGAGATGCAGCATCCGCCGGCAACGGTCATCGACATCCTCAGAGCCTTCGTCACCAGGGTTGTGATCGACGGCCAGGCCAGAGAACCTGGCGACATCCGGATCGTGTGTCGACCGCACTCTGTGGATCAGAAGAAGTACGTGCTCCTTCCCGAATCGGTGCTGATCGATGGCCGTCCTGTCGAGGGAACGCAGTTCTCGATCGAAGGTACCGGTCTCCTGCCAAGCCAGGTGGGATATCGGCATCACCTCAAGGAGGACTTTGGGATCGATATCGGATGGGAGGCCGGCGTCATCTCCTATGCCCGGGCTGTCGCAGGGCTGCGAAGAGCGATCATCGTTCCGCTTGCAGCGGTCGGAGCGCTCTCCACGACCGACCCGGTCCTCGAGACCTGCCGGCTCTTCCAGATCGACGAGGATCTGGCCAGGCGTATGGCGGAGTACGCTCGCGACCACCGGGGCAACGACCATCATACCGTCGGGGGGTACTGGAACTACGGGTACGCCATAGCCCGTGCCCTGCTGGATCATGAGGTTAACGGCGTTCGTTTCAGGGACCTGACGCCCGACCGGAAGATTGAGTATCTGGAATCCCTGACCGATGCATTTCTCTCGGGGATCTCGACAGAAGCACTGGACTCCTTCAGGTCAAAACTTCTCTATCCCTACCAGGAGAAACTCCTCGTCTGGTTCTCTGAGAACCTGAACCTGAACGGTTCGATAGCCTATGGGATCTTCGAGAATAAGATCTCGAAATTCGGTGCGTACTGCCGTGGCAGGGGGATCTGCCGACTGACCGGGGACGCTCCCTTCGACAATGAGGAGAAGGTTCCCTCGAGGGATGCCTCCATGCTCGGCTTCTCGTTCTCGAACAGGGGTTTGATCGGGGGAGCCGAGCCTAAACTCTCCGTATCAGTGCCGGTCGAGGTCGAACTGGGTCTGCGCGAGATCGGCCACCAGATCAGGAAAGGATCGGACAAACTCTACTTTCGGCTGATCCCGGACTCCTTTCACACGCCCCTCATGACGCGGATCCTCTCGGACCTGCTCAGCCGGTTTAATACGGGGGCTCTGACGAATGTCCGGGCCCTGGCCCTGCGGGTGCTGGACGGTACTGCGCTCGACCCCGCTGCACTGGCACAGGAGTTCTTCGCTGAGAGCGGCGGCCGGTCTCTCTTCAGGTATACGGCCACCGGATTCACTGGCTGCAATTCCACCCTTTACGCAACGTACGATCTGGTCTTCAAGAAGGTGAAAGAGAACGAGACCGAGTTCTGGTTCTTCGGTGCGTACCTGGGTATGCTGCTCGCGGCCGCCACAGGGTGCCGGGTGGTGGTGGGTGACAACCCGATCTGCATGACGAGCGGCAACCAGTTCTGCGGGATGGTCCATCTCGAGGCGCTTCCTGCTGCGGTCAAGCATCTCTTTGGGGATACCATTCGGCTCTCCACGCTCCCTCTTGTTCTCAGGAGAGCTTCGCTCCTCGTGGTGCTCGGGTATGAGTACAGACCATATAACAGAATCGAGGATAGGTACTTTTCGAAACATCTGCAGACGATTCGAAATCGGGCTTGTCCCGGGAGTACCCTTCTCAAGCAACTCTGGAGGATGAATTCGCGGAAGGATGCGAAGAAGAGGGTGCAGAGCCGGCCGACCCTGCTCCTCGAGTGGGCACTCGAACTTGATTGGATCGCAGGTGATCAGATGACAATCCAGACACTTCATGAACTGGCTCTTCTTGGGATGGACGTTGCCGTCCCGAAGGGATATGAACCGTATAAACTCGAACACCTCTTCCGGGAGGCGGTCAGGGCCATCCTCACACGGGGAACTCAGCAGTATCAACGCGAAGACTACGTCGACGCGGTGATGGGCCGATTGTTGAAGATGATGAAGCGGGCCGGGGAGCATCAGTTCTACGGTCTCAATGGACAATCTCATTCAGAATCGACATTGAGGTTTGCCGAGGCCTTCGTCGACCATGTCTTCTACGGGCTCTTCGATGGCAATCCAGGAAAGTTGAAACGGGCAGAGAACGACCTCGCCGACGGGTATTATGCGGCCACGCTTCAACTGCGCAATCAGATGTACGCCGGGAAGAAGACGGGCCTGTCGGTCGAATCATCCAACGCGGGGAACCAGACCGCATCTGAGGGTGGATATTGACATGAACGACGACGTGATTGAACGGTTCAGGGAAGCGATCAGGAATTATACCCTCGAAAAACCCGAGAAGAAGCCGAAAGGCCGATATGTAACCATTCTGATTCTCCGCGAGTTGCTCTCGGCGGCCCGATTCACGACAGATGGCGTGGAGGCGAACTCTGCGATCATCCGGGTGGGGGAGGCTGATAAGATCGTGGGCAAGCTCTTCGGTCGCAAACAGGTGGCGAGCGATCGCCGGATGGCGAAGGCAATTCAGCGGGATCTGATCGATGAAGAGATGAAAGAGATCAACCGGAACTGGGACGGGTGCTCGATGGAGGTCACGAAGATGTGTCAGCAGTGCCCGGAGTGTGCTCTCTTTGGAAGCGCTGCATCCGAGGGGGGAGTCAGCATCACCTCGCGGGTGATGTACGACGAGGCGTATACCATCCGGGACCTGAACGCCGTGGTCGAAGAGTTCTTCCAGAACGCACCCGGGGACGCCTATGTCAGGAAGCCGACCCCCGGGATCCGCGAGCCGGACTTCTTCAAAGAGGGCGTGCTCTTCCCCTGTGTGATCACACTCAAGGACGTCACCCCTGAGGAGGTTCTCTTCTTCTTGAACATCACTGATCGGAATGCACGGTATGGTGCAACCGGGACCCGATTCGGGAAGACCAGGAATCATATCCTCGGGGTCTATGCCGGCAAGCGTGAGGGACCCTCGAGCCTGGAAGTGACCCGTGCGATCATCTTCGCCCTGGCTGGAGGACTGGATTCGGCGTCGATCAGAACGGTGATGACTGCCGATACTCTCGACCTTGAAGCGGTCAAAGCGGCAGCCATTCATGGGTTTGAAGAACGTGCCGCTCGGTACAGGATCACCTTCCCTGCGGCATTCGATGAGGCCGGAACGGCTGAAATTCTTGGGGAGATCCAGGATGACACCTCTTTCAAGGCCATACTCGAGGCCCAGATTAAGAATTTACACGGATTCACTACGGTATGAGGATGGAGTCCATGCAGACGATCCATGCAGGCGTGAAGATGAGGAACCTGAGGGGGTTACGGGTTTACGAAGGGGTACTCGAACTCATGGGAGAACTCTTCTTTGCCACCCTCGAACCTGGAAACCGGTACGTGACGAAACCGCTGATCCTGAACACGGCACTCTATTATGCCCTGGGATACGCACAGGGTCTGTACGTGAACCGGACTGCGGGCCGGTCGAAGCGACAGCGACCGACCTATCGTGAGGATACGGCAGCACTGGCAGACCGGGTCTATGTTTCGGTGGCACGGCCGATCACTCCACTTCGTCTGACAACAGAGAATGCAAACGCCTGTGGCGACGACTACGTGCAGCCGAACCACCCAAAGAAACAGATAAACTCGCCGACAGGAAAGATGGGGACTCGAACACAGATTCAACCCGGAGCCCGGTTCCGCTTCTTCGTCATGTCGTTCGACGGGAGTGAGCCCGGTCTCCCGGCGTACATCCGCATCGGGAAGAAGCGGACCAAGGCTCTGATCGAGTGGACAGCGCTTTCGGTGCAGCAGAAGACGGGTTTGTTCATGATGAACCATCCGGTGCTCGTCGACGACCTTGCCCGGATGCCGGTTGGGGATCTCCGGTTCTCTCGAATGATTCCCTTCGATGTGATCGAGCAGGGGTGCTTTGAGGGTCCATTCTGTTCCTTCGTCTGTTCCAATGGGGATCCGATTAAATTCCCGACTGATCTCCGGTTTTTGCAGCGGGGGCGGGTGTGATCGTTGAGGAGTTCTCTCTGCGGCGATCCGATGGCAACCATCTTCTGGTTAGAGGATCAATTTGAATAATTGGGGAGATTAACCCACTCTTGCATCAGAGGAGAGAAAACCCGTTAGGGATTGAAATACATCTGCAGGTGCAGTAATTCATTGAGTTGGATCAGAGGAAAGAAAACCCGTTAGGGATTGTCGCCGTAGTCGGACTGGATCCAATCACCCCTGTGGTGTAGTGCATTTGGAAAGAAGACGGGATCCTCGTCTATCTCTTCATCGCCTTATTCTCAAGGAATTTGTCCGAAAAAAGGTTAAAAAGCGTAGGATCGGCCACCGAAGCCGCCCCAGGATGAGCCGATCGCCGTGGCCCTGAATGAGGAGGTCGACGTCGTCACCTGCAGTTTGTTCAGCCCTCCACTCTGGAATGCAGATGCACCCCCAAAGGTTCCAAACCCACCGGAGGAGAACCCGGTCCCTTTTCCAATTGAACTCCAGGGATCACTGCTCGTCGAGACCTGAGTCACGACTGGAGTCGCGGTCGCCACCGGTGTTGTGGTTGCGACGATCGTCACCGGGGTGGTGCTGACCGCCACCACCGAGCCGGTCACATAGACCGGCGGGACCGTGGCCGCGATGATATCAGCTGGCATCGTCGGTAGCTGGTCAGCGGATGCCGTCTTCAGCGAGTAGGTGTTGCCGCTGCCGTCCTTGTTGATGATCGGTAGGGATGAACCGTAGGCCGTGATGTCAAACGAGGAGCCCTCGACCGGCAGTTCGTACTGCGGCTGGCTGTAGTAGTAACCGAGATTGTCCTGGTACCCGCTCTCTCCGGCGGCGTTCGCTTGGAAGAAGTTCTTCACCTGGAGGTTCTTGGTGAACGCAGACCACAGAGCCCATCCCTTGTCGTTCCGTGCCTGGCAGTTGTTCAGGGTGATATCGGCGCATCCCTTGACGATCTTGAACCCGTAGGTCGAGCCCTGGTCGACGCAGTTGTTGAAGGTCGTGTTCAACCCGTCGTGGACGAAGAACCCGGCGTTCTTGTTGTTGACCGAGATGCAGTTGTTGAGGATCGCATTCCGGTGTATGTAGTAGCCTGAGACGAAGACATCATGATAGGGCGCCTGGGCCGGGTTGCGCTGTCCGTTGTTCCTGCTGACGCAGTTGTTGAGGACGACGTTCTTGGTGTTCAGATACCCCGGCTCGAAGTGGAACCCGTTCTCCCAGTTGTCCTCGGCGAGGCAGTTGTCCATCTCGACGTTCTGCAGGTCGTTGTCCTCCTGGATGTCGAACCCGGTCGCGAACTCCGAGCTCGAGCCGTCAGGGACCCCAAACCCGCACCTGACCGCCTGACAGTTGATGAACTTCAGGTTGCTGATCGCATAACTGCCTGAACCGACTCTGGTCCCGTCCTGCATTGTGGACCGGTTGGCGTTCATGTTGAAGCCGTGGGTGTTGCAGTCGATCGCCTTGCAGTTCTGGAAGGTGATCTCCCCGGTGTGGTCGTTGTCCACCCAGATGAAGAACATCCCGTTGCCACCTGAGGGGTATCGTATGCCGTTAGCTCCGATCGAGGTGGCTGTGATGTCCTGGAGGGTGACGTGGTTAGTTCGGATCAGAAAAAACCCCTCGCCGCGGAGGGTGAACCCCTTCACCAGCACGTTGTCCTGGTAGATATGGATCGGCTGATAGGGGTCGACCGCGTTGTAGACATCGATCGTCGTTTTATCCTCGCCGGCCCCCAGGAACTGCGAGTTCGCCGTCGGATAGATCCAGCCAGAACTGTGGAAGGTCCCCTCGGTCAGTTGCACGATCCCACCCTCTGCTGGGAGCATGTTGAAGGCATTGTTGATCTCGATCTGGTCATCGACACCATCGCAGAAGACCTGTGCGGTCTCCTTCGAGGTCTGACTGGCATCAGCCGCTGCGACGACGACCGTGGCGGTCGCTGCTACACTCTGGATCAGACAGAGCACCAGCAGCGCCCCGATGATCACCTCTATTCCCCATTTACCTCTCATCCTCTCCACCTCTCTGATTGGAAACCCGACCGGCAAGGCCGGCTGTAGGATCCTCATAATTAATTCTCTCTTTGCACTGCACCTACATAATCTGATCGACGTATAACACTGCGCCGAAGCCCTCCTGATACTCTCGGCTATGCCGTAAGTGAGTCCATCTGAAGGATGGAAAAAAACTAAAAAAGGGTATGAGAGATTTTGGTCTTGTTCTGGGGAACAGGATCCAGTTTAGAACCCGAAGGTTCTGCCAGTGAAGCCGCCCCACGTCGAGCCGATCGAAGCGGCAATGGACTGGGAGGATGACACCGCGACCCCGAGTGCATTCCCTCCACTCTGGAAGGACGAGGAACTGCCGAAGGACCCGAAACCGCTTGACGTGGAGCCGAACGACTTCCCGAATCCACTCCAGCCGTCAGAGGTCGTCGTGGTTGTCTGGGTCGCTGCCGGTGCCACAGTGGTCGCCACTGCTACAACCTGCGATACCTGGGTGGCACCCTGCGTGGTCGCCGAGTACCCGGTCACATAGACCGCTGGCACCGTGGCCGCTGTGATATCAGTCACGGTCGGCACCTGGTCAGCGGATGCTGTTTTCAGCGAGTAGGTGTTGCCATTGCCGGCCTCGTTGATGATCGGCAGAGATGAACCGAAGGCGGTGATGTCAAAGTTCGAATTCGTGGTCGAGAACTCATACTTTGGGCTGCCATAGTAGAACCCAATGTTGTCCTGGTATCCGCTCTTACCGCCGGCATTGGCCTGGAAGAAGTTCTTGACCGTAACCTTGTCTGAGAATGCAGTCCAGAATGCCCACGCCTTTTCGTTCCGTCCCTGGCAGTTGTTCAGGGTGATATCTGAACTCCCCTTGACGATCTTGAACCCGTACGTCGACCCGATGTCGACGCAGTTGTTGAAGGTCGTGTTGGAACCGTCGTGGGTGAAGAACCCTGCGTTCTTGTTGTTGATCGCCACGCAGTTGTTCAGGATCGCATTCCGGTGGATGTAATACCCTGATACGAAGACATCGTTGAAGGGTTCCACAGCCGGGTTGCGCTGCCCGTTGTTCCTGCTGACGCAGTTGTTGAGGACGACGTTCTTGGTCCCCAGGTAGCCGGGCTCGAAGTGGAACCCGTTCTCCCAGTTGTCCTCGGCGAGGCAGTTATCCATCTCGACGTTCTGCAGGTCGTTGTCCTCCTGGATATCGAACCCGGTTGCGAACTCCGAACTGGATCCGTCAGCAACACCGTACCCGCACCGGATCGCCTGGCAGTTGACGAACTTCAGGTTGCTGATTGCATAACTGTTGGTTCCGGTCCTGGTCCCGGTCGAATTGATACCCGTATCCCGGTTGGCGTTCATGTTGAAGCCGTGGGTGTTGCAGTCGATCGCCTTGCAGTTCTGGAAGGTGATATCCCCGGTATAATTGTTATCCACCCAGATGAAGAACATCCCGTTGCCGCCGGATGGTTTACGAACGCCGTCAGCCCCGATGGAGGTGGCTGTGATGTCCTGGAGGGTGACATGGTTGGTCCTGATCAAGAAGAACCCCTCACCACGGAGGGTGAACCCCTTGATCAGCACGTTGTCCTGCTGCACATGGATCGGCTGGTAGGCATCGGTCGCATTATAGACATCGATGGTCGTCTTGTCCTCGCCTGAACCCAAAAACTGCGAGTTTTGACTTGGATAGATCCAGCCAGAACTGTGGAAGGTTCCCTCCGTCAGCTGCACAATTCCACCCTCCGCCGGGAGCCGGTTGAACGCTTCATTGATCCATGCCTGATCATTCGTGCCCGGACAGACGATCTGGGCGGCTGCCTTGGAGGCCGGGCTTGCATCTGCTGCTGCCACGACGATCGTCGTGGTTGCGGCCACTGTCTGGATCAGACAGAGCAACAACAGTGCCCCGATGATCATCTGTATCCCAATCTTACCTTTCATCCTTGTTTCACCTGGTAGTTTTCTGGATCGGGCTGAGGAGCAGCTCCGCCCAACAAATACTATAGTTTAAGCGTTGGTAGTGGAACTACATAACCTCATCTCTTTCTGCATGCAGGTTATCTCACTATAAGGCATATCCGCACTGTTGACCACCTGGCTTCTGTTATCCTTATATCCATGCGCGGGAAACCAAGTACTGACTATTGTGTATGACGCCATCTATGAGATCAAATATCGGGCGCGACGCCTGATCGATACTCATCCGCTGCTCTACCGGATGCTTGAGAAGAGCTGGTATGTGGCTTACTGGTCGATGATATTTGGCGCCAACATGACCGGCAAGATCCCGATTCATCATCTGCGGGACTTTCTCTACCGGACTGTCTTTCATATCCGGCTCCCGAAGTCTTCGACGATCTATGGTGGCAGCACCTTCTTCTCGCCCTGGAAGATGCGGGTTGGCGAACACTCGATCCTCGGGGACCATGGATTCTTCGATGCCCGCGAGAAGATCCTGATCGGGAAAAATGTGAACATCGGAAAAGAGATCCGGATCTACACCCTTGAGCATGACATCCTCTCTCCAACCTTTGGGGAGAAGGGCGGACCGGTGACGATCGGTGACTGGGCGTACATCGGTTCCCGGGTGACGATCCTCCCGGAGGTCACCATCGGGGAAGGTGCGGTCGTCGCCTCGGGTGCAGTCGTGACCAGGGATGTCCCCCCCTGGGTGATGGTCGGCGGTGTGCCGGCCCGGTACCTTCGGGACCGGCCCAAGGTCGATTACACTCTCGGTGAGTTCGCCAAGATTCTCTTCCAGTGACCAGGGGGACCGAACTCTTTTTCTTGTCTATCAGTCTATGACTTGACGGAGAGATATGAATGGCGATCGATCCGATCTGTAAAATGACGGTGGATGAGAAGACAGCGAAATTCACCAGCGAGTACAACGGGAAGACCTACTACTTCTGTGCGCCCGGGTGCAAGAAGACCTTTGAGAAGGACCCGGCCCGGTACGCAGATACGGTATGATCGGCCCGATTCCCTCTTTTTACGGGGCCTGGACAAAAAGATACTTATCCGTGGCTGAAAATAACTGTATACCAATACTGCGATAGTAGTCTAGTGGTAGGACAGGAGCTTCCCAAGCTTCTAACTCGGGTTCGAATCCCGGCTATCGCATCGATTTTATGAGCGAACCTGACGCTCCTCTCTCTGCAATCCGGATCATTGCGGAGAACAGGAAGGGTGTGCTGCGTGATATTGCTTCGGTGGTCGCTGATCATCAGGCCAATATCATGATGATCCACCAGGAGACGTTTGAGTTTGGACCATGTCGCGGACTGGCAGAACTCTATGTCGAGTACATGGGCTCCACCGACCAGCAGCGTCTGATCACCGACCTCGCTGCAATCCCGTCGGTGAACGGGGTCCGGGGATACCACCCATTCTCTGACATCTACGGCTCCCGGGTGATCATCATCGGCGGCGGCGCTCAGGTCGGTCAGGTGGCGGTCGGAGCGATCAACGAGGCCGACCGGCACAACATCAGGGGGGAACGAATCTCGGTGGACACGATCCCGCTGGTCGGGGAGGAGACCCTGGCCCTGGCCGTCGATGCGGTCTCACGGTTGCCTCGCGCTTCGATCCTGGTGCTGGCCGGATCCCTGATGGGCGGAGCGATCAGCGATGCGGTCGATCGGGTGAAGCGGGCCGGGATCCCGGTGATCACCCTGAACATGGCCGGGAGTGTTCCGGAACATGCGGATCTGGTCGTGACCGATCCGATTCAGGCCGGGGTCTTTGCAGTGATGCACGTCTCAAAGCGGGCGGTCTTCGATATTGCACGGGTTCGAGGGAGAGTCTTCTGATGGACAGAATTAAAGAAGCAGTGAAGGTGTTGCACCGGGATGGACTGGTTGTCTATCCAACCGATACGATCTATGGACTCGGGGCCGACGCCCTCTCGGATGAGGCGGTTGCGGCGGTCTACGAGGCGAAACACCGGCCTCTTGCCAAGCCGATCTCGATCGCCGTCAGCGACCGGGACATGCTCGCGGCGCTGGCCGTGGTGACCCCTGTGGCGGAACAGTTCATCGAAGCGTTTCTGCCGGGGCCGTTCACGGTGGTGCTGAAGGCGAAGAAGGTTCTTCCTGAGACGCTGACCGGGGGGACCGGGATGATCGGACTCCGAATTCCGGACCACCCGATTGCGCTCGAACTGATCCGAGAGTTCGACGGCCCGATCACCGCCACCTCGGCGAACCTCTCCGGCGGCAAGGACCCGGTGACGATCAACGATGTGCATGTCCGGTACGACCTGCTGATCGATGCAGGCCGGCTCACCGGTCTCCCTTCGACGGTCGTCGATCTGGTGGATATGCGGATGATCCGCCCTGGCGAAAAATTCGACGAGGCTGCTGCGTTTCTCCGGAAGATCCGATGCGACTGAGTCTGCCCCTCCGGATCCGCGATTTTCTGCTGGACCTGGATCGGTGGATCTACGCGGTCGCCGCCTACGACAACGAGGAGCGGGCCGGCTGTCTTCTCCGGTATGTCCCGGACTCTGCAGGGGACCGAGTGGACTCTGCCGGGAGGCGATACCGGAAGGTCGGGTTCGAGGAGGGTTACGAGCTCCTCCGCGACAACAAACCTGAGTTCCTGGACCTGCTCCACCGGGTGCCCTACGACCAGGTCAGCAGGATCCTGAAGCCTGAACTCGAGTGCAAGCGGGTTGAACGCGAGGAGCCGCGGGTGAAGGCGATAGCAGATCACCTCGCTCTTGGCCCCGGCAC is part of the Methanosphaerula palustris E1-9c genome and encodes:
- a CDS encoding right-handed parallel beta-helix repeat-containing protein; translation: MRILQPALPVGFPIREVERMRGKWGIEVIIGALLVLCLIQSVAATATVVVAAADASQTSKETAQVFCDGVDDQIEINNAFNMLPAEGGIVQLTEGTFHSSGWIYPTANSQFLGAGEDKTTIDVYNAVDPYQPIHIYQDNVLVKGFTLRGEGFFLIRTNHVTLQDITATSIGANGIRYPSGGNGMFFIWVDNDHTGEITFQNCKAIDCNTHGFNMNANRSTMQDGTRVGSGSYAISNLKFINCQAVRCGFGVPDGSSSEFATGFDIQEDNDLQNVEMDNCLAEDNWENGFHFEPGYLNTKNVVLNNCVSRNNGQRNPAQAPYHDVFVSGYYIHRNAILNNCISVNNKNAGFFVHDGLNTTFNNCVDQGSTYGFKIVKGCADITLNNCQARNDKGWALWSAFTKNLQVKNFFQANAAGESGYQDNLGYYYSQPQYELPVEGSSFDITAYGSSLPIINKDGSGNTYSLKTASADQLPTMPADIIAATVPPVYVTGSVVAVSTTPVTIVATTTPVATATPVVTQVSTSSDPWSSIGKGTGFSSGGFGTFGGASAFQSGGLNKLQVTTSTSSFRATAIGSSWGGFGGRSYAF
- the cas6 gene encoding CRISPR system precrRNA processing endoribonuclease RAMP protein Cas6, producing MRRLDLILVADEPFEIPLHEGYQLYSALLGLMKGSSPNVSQRVHDSPISSFSLGGFKGPFQQTDSANRKRVIPNQPYHLRIGITDPRDEEILHHLAMPFILGHRVLSLDQGDFNVVHIEDQSVSIDDWVHQNRNYTRPLLEFNFETVTCIQYRNSTVTEMYPNRIAVFNSILSKWNRVFPNENRLDASRDDFGRYLVERPNFFNLATYSVLTNTVTDQKKRLNKPIFKQGFVGPCRYSFTTNTPEWFRTTILLLSRFAEYSGVGSGVARGYGQVKVTVQGGANEE
- the cas10d gene encoding type I-D CRISPR-associated protein Cas10d/Csc3 — its product is MRSDGSTSMQEQVETLQRTTGRRIPSYRALTDYFTMVDLAIAASPYALLPAKNVEFGRVDQPMLNHIRNGVCAMVELNEVLLTLKSSAALSEAGVREAVALFAVHNLHQCIDRDRKEQTNTPAAFVETIADEFGLAAYAPTLTPADYRAVSVALQSARGDPAGMSRKGADLLRWLKFAETLAGQMSSSVTTSMRTALEAIDPGLAFSYHRFQEPIGILTNLVHTGVSAWMGQKGVYPLLVFETGVLYIGPHDVEPGALDLEAVMQIYREFEHVLNSCHAAISDPREFSRSISVQGTKGLYSAEDASFFYSGIPTVIKGFMAAAVLREEAKNRTIEIDLVEPSLLVKKANLEMQHPPATVIDILRAFVTRVVIDGQAREPGDIRIVCRPHSVDQKKYVLLPESVLIDGRPVEGTQFSIEGTGLLPSQVGYRHHLKEDFGIDIGWEAGVISYARAVAGLRRAIIVPLAAVGALSTTDPVLETCRLFQIDEDLARRMAEYARDHRGNDHHTVGGYWNYGYAIARALLDHEVNGVRFRDLTPDRKIEYLESLTDAFLSGISTEALDSFRSKLLYPYQEKLLVWFSENLNLNGSIAYGIFENKISKFGAYCRGRGICRLTGDAPFDNEEKVPSRDASMLGFSFSNRGLIGGAEPKLSVSVPVEVELGLREIGHQIRKGSDKLYFRLIPDSFHTPLMTRILSDLLSRFNTGALTNVRALALRVLDGTALDPAALAQEFFAESGGRSLFRYTATGFTGCNSTLYATYDLVFKKVKENETEFWFFGAYLGMLLAAATGCRVVVGDNPICMTSGNQFCGMVHLEALPAAVKHLFGDTIRLSTLPLVLRRASLLVVLGYEYRPYNRIEDRYFSKHLQTIRNRACPGSTLLKQLWRMNSRKDAKKRVQSRPTLLLEWALELDWIAGDQMTIQTLHELALLGMDVAVPKGYEPYKLEHLFREAVRAILTRGTQQYQREDYVDAVMGRLLKMMKRAGEHQFYGLNGQSHSESTLRFAEAFVDHVFYGLFDGNPGKLKRAENDLADGYYAATLQLRNQMYAGKKTGLSVESSNAGNQTASEGGY
- the cas5d gene encoding type I-D CRISPR-associated protein Cas5/Csc1, with the translated sequence MQTIHAGVKMRNLRGLRVYEGVLELMGELFFATLEPGNRYVTKPLILNTALYYALGYAQGLYVNRTAGRSKRQRPTYREDTAALADRVYVSVARPITPLRLTTENANACGDDYVQPNHPKKQINSPTGKMGTRTQIQPGARFRFFVMSFDGSEPGLPAYIRIGKKRTKALIEWTALSVQQKTGLFMMNHPVLVDDLARMPVGDLRFSRMIPFDVIEQGCFEGPFCSFVCSNGDPIKFPTDLRFLQRGRV
- the cas7d gene encoding type I-D CRISPR-associated protein Cas7/Csc2 is translated as MNDDVIERFREAIRNYTLEKPEKKPKGRYVTILILRELLSAARFTTDGVEANSAIIRVGEADKIVGKLFGRKQVASDRRMAKAIQRDLIDEEMKEINRNWDGCSMEVTKMCQQCPECALFGSAASEGGVSITSRVMYDEAYTIRDLNAVVEEFFQNAPGDAYVRKPTPGIREPDFFKEGVLFPCVITLKDVTPEEVLFFLNITDRNARYGATGTRFGKTRNHILGVYAGKREGPSSLEVTRAIIFALAGGLDSASIRTVMTADTLDLEAVKAAAIHGFEERAARYRITFPAAFDEAGTAEILGEIQDDTSFKAILEAQIKNLHGFTTV